The proteins below are encoded in one region of Ferroplasma acidiphilum:
- a CDS encoding MFS transporter, giving the protein MDNKNEGNISAINQALDNATGKFHFRTFLTAGMGFFTDAYDLFIIGTVLAILPMIGWHLTKTEIALIGSVSLIAAVLGALAFGRLLDYLGRKAIYGLELVLLVIGALGSAFLSFKNPYALMAWRFLLGVGIGGDYATSSVIMAEYSNMKTRGKYVGMVFSMQSIGLVVSSLLALTFLLSTKIIPLADAWKIMLSVGAIPAAIVIYYRRKMPEPPRYTVAKGRAAEASKNLKSYTGIDVAVSKNKEEVNAPWYTLFKDRKFLITLIGTAGAWFLMDWAFYGNSIMASRIFATIITQTGLSGLIRSTEYSAIVFIGFALPGYWLATFTLDKLGRKPIQITGFIMLAVTYGILALFPILDTPSFVVEFIAVYGISYFFMMFGPNVTTFVFPSEVFPVTTRGFGTGISAAGGKTGAFIGTFVDVFIIAAGLSSLMTVLAIFSVLGVIVTILCLPEPKGRAMEEISREKEYTKTIN; this is encoded by the coding sequence ATGGATAATAAAAATGAAGGTAATATAAGTGCAATAAACCAGGCACTGGATAATGCCACAGGAAAGTTCCACTTCAGAACTTTTCTGACAGCAGGGATGGGATTTTTCACAGATGCCTATGATTTGTTTATTATAGGAACGGTGCTCGCAATACTTCCAATGATTGGATGGCACCTTACAAAAACAGAAATAGCCCTTATAGGGTCTGTGTCACTGATAGCTGCTGTACTTGGTGCGCTGGCATTTGGCAGATTGCTCGATTATCTTGGCAGAAAGGCTATTTATGGCCTGGAACTGGTATTGCTTGTAATTGGTGCTTTAGGAAGTGCATTCCTATCGTTTAAAAACCCCTACGCTTTAATGGCATGGAGATTTTTGCTGGGAGTAGGCATTGGCGGTGATTATGCAACATCTTCTGTTATAATGGCAGAATATTCCAATATGAAAACAAGGGGAAAATATGTTGGAATGGTATTTTCAATGCAAAGCATAGGTTTAGTAGTTTCTTCATTGCTTGCCCTTACATTTTTACTGAGCACGAAGATTATTCCACTGGCAGACGCCTGGAAAATAATGCTTTCAGTAGGAGCCATCCCCGCTGCAATAGTAATTTACTACAGAAGAAAAATGCCTGAACCACCGAGATATACTGTTGCAAAAGGGCGTGCTGCGGAGGCTTCAAAGAATCTTAAATCCTATACCGGAATAGATGTAGCTGTCTCTAAAAATAAAGAGGAGGTAAATGCTCCATGGTATACCCTCTTTAAGGATAGAAAATTCCTTATTACATTAATAGGGACAGCAGGAGCATGGTTCTTAATGGACTGGGCATTTTACGGAAACTCCATAATGGCAAGCAGAATTTTCGCAACCATAATAACACAGACCGGATTGTCTGGCTTAATAAGATCTACGGAATACTCCGCCATAGTGTTCATTGGATTTGCCCTGCCAGGGTACTGGCTGGCAACATTTACACTGGATAAACTTGGAAGAAAGCCGATACAGATAACGGGCTTCATAATGCTCGCGGTAACATACGGAATACTTGCATTATTTCCTATACTGGATACCCCTTCATTTGTGGTGGAGTTCATTGCAGTGTATGGTATTAGCTATTTCTTCATGATGTTCGGGCCAAATGTTACAACATTTGTCTTCCCATCAGAGGTGTTCCCTGTAACAACAAGAGGGTTTGGTACAGGCATATCTGCGGCTGGAGGAAAAACCGGAGCTTTTATAGGCACATTTGTTGATGTGTTTATAATAGCCGCTGGGCTTTCATCACTCATGACTGTACTTGCAATATTTTCAGTATTAGGCGTTATAGTAACAATACTGTGCCTGCCAGAACCGAAGGGAAGGGCAATGGAAGAGATTTCCAGGGAAAAGGAATATACTAAAACTATAAATTAA
- a CDS encoding NnrS family protein: protein MPDPIALKKKGAGLPVQHPPRIVYIGILLSALSLAAGFLTGIAALAVNNGYPSIIPLANGITFHPDLMVFGAVGGLLISEKLELMEKFPLIRNIPISRPIVAFLFGGVFILSLGILSSYAVARYAGLLLVVAASLLFLLFMSSNVNHGDKRIKLVFAAAIASMSLAAIGNMNSLLYSDVKLTFLALLFPILYILAERMELGFVRGMGARIMALQAYIAWFAVGMAFVSVEVPDKFISRFAMVLSIILVAILTGISIKFDPAFRKIKRNGRFQHFMRAGIQISFFWLALGLILFMLQAIIGHGYLDPATHSIAIGFIGSFIVAHSPVIFPLTFKKKAIQENVTFLPLIMITIANVSRVFGDLAIPYTSLGETFSYVSGYLLLFAILLFVYNIKKIMVSPD, encoded by the coding sequence ATGCCTGATCCTATAGCCTTGAAAAAGAAGGGGGCAGGATTGCCAGTACAGCATCCGCCACGCATAGTATACATTGGAATATTGCTTTCCGCACTTTCGCTTGCGGCCGGGTTTTTAACTGGCATTGCTGCACTGGCGGTAAATAATGGTTATCCATCGATTATACCGCTGGCAAATGGAATTACTTTCCATCCTGATTTGATGGTATTTGGAGCAGTGGGCGGGCTGCTGATTTCAGAAAAACTTGAACTTATGGAAAAGTTTCCACTCATAAGAAACATTCCAATTTCCAGGCCAATCGTAGCTTTTCTTTTCGGTGGAGTTTTTATATTGTCCTTAGGAATTTTATCCAGTTATGCAGTAGCAAGATATGCAGGGCTTCTGCTGGTGGTTGCAGCATCTCTCCTCTTTTTGCTGTTTATGTCAAGCAATGTAAATCATGGCGATAAACGGATAAAGCTGGTGTTCGCTGCGGCTATTGCCTCCATGTCTCTGGCTGCCATAGGAAACATGAACTCCCTGCTATACAGTGATGTGAAGCTTACCTTTCTTGCCCTGCTGTTCCCTATTCTTTATATTCTCGCAGAGAGGATGGAACTTGGATTTGTACGGGGAATGGGTGCCCGTATAATGGCACTGCAGGCATACATAGCATGGTTTGCAGTCGGCATGGCATTTGTTTCAGTTGAGGTTCCGGACAAATTTATCAGCCGCTTCGCCATGGTTCTTTCTATCATTCTTGTAGCTATACTAACCGGTATTTCTATCAAATTTGACCCTGCTTTCAGAAAAATAAAGAGAAATGGCAGATTCCAGCATTTCATGCGTGCCGGGATACAGATTTCATTTTTCTGGCTTGCACTTGGCCTCATCCTTTTCATGTTGCAGGCAATCATCGGGCATGGTTATCTTGACCCTGCCACACATTCCATAGCCATTGGCTTCATCGGAAGCTTTATTGTGGCACACAGCCCGGTAATATTTCCGCTAACATTCAAGAAAAAAGCAATTCAGGAAAATGTTACATTCCTCCCCCTGATTATGATAACCATTGCAAATGTATCACGGGTTTTTGGCGATTTAGCTATACCCTACACTTCATTGGGTGAAACATTTTCCTATGTCTCTGGCTACCTGCTCCTGTTTGCAATTCTTTTATTTGTTTATAATATCAAAAAAATTATGGTTAGCCCTGACTGA
- a CDS encoding DUF2249 domain-containing protein, translating to MGNIKNNYIEIDIRNIAPGERRSKIFERFLALGQGQELHVIADHDPVHLLGSMKSHKLPVDVAAYRTLTDKDGTFTGIFKKLEHENVNENFLATDIDQERNYLPDRFNPVTVYTGENYRVIITYIKAGQFIPVHSPSTDLIFSVFKGNGSMVAGDREINIHPGSIVIVHAGEKRGVFANTDMEAFHVVSPVPDEKDHLEVKEKLESKKYI from the coding sequence ATGGGAAATATAAAAAATAATTACATAGAAATTGATATCAGGAATATAGCTCCAGGTGAGAGGCGTAGCAAAATTTTTGAACGGTTCCTTGCACTAGGGCAGGGGCAGGAACTGCATGTTATTGCAGACCATGATCCGGTACACCTTCTGGGAAGCATGAAAAGCCATAAATTGCCTGTAGATGTGGCAGCTTACAGGACATTAACAGATAAAGATGGTACATTCACAGGAATTTTTAAAAAACTTGAACATGAAAATGTCAATGAAAACTTTCTGGCAACAGACATTGACCAGGAAAGAAACTATCTTCCAGATAGGTTTAATCCCGTTACCGTATACACAGGGGAGAATTACAGGGTTATTATAACCTATATTAAGGCAGGCCAGTTTATTCCTGTGCATTCTCCATCCACAGACCTCATATTCTCTGTATTTAAGGGAAACGGGAGCATGGTTGCTGGAGACAGGGAAATAAACATACACCCCGGCAGCATTGTAATAGTACATGCCGGAGAAAAGCGCGGGGTCTTCGCAAACACCGATATGGAAGCTTTTCATGTAGTCTCTCCAGTACCGGATGAAAAGGACCATCTCGAGGTAAAAGAAAAACTGGAATCGAAGAAATATATTTGA
- a CDS encoding helix-turn-helix domain-containing protein: protein MIELDIEFREPVEWIKDIVKTHSASIKIRDIRMGRNGAMDLLEIFLPEGKMENFSHEMESRTKTAGNNFAIVDTSHATAIVDAHECSICSTILNWDLFLTAAYSNDSGNIRMNLLVPDEATINGFTDRLESDGIKFEILRKRALSKKNDITARQEYVVRTAFELGFFEYPKKINLEGLSTRLNVSYVTLAEILRRAEKNIISSYFKGKER from the coding sequence TTGATAGAATTGGATATAGAATTCAGGGAGCCAGTGGAATGGATTAAGGATATTGTTAAAACACATTCAGCCAGCATTAAAATCAGGGATATCCGCATGGGCAGGAATGGGGCAATGGACCTTTTAGAAATATTTCTTCCTGAAGGGAAGATGGAAAATTTTTCACATGAAATGGAAAGCAGGACAAAAACAGCTGGAAATAACTTTGCCATAGTTGATACCAGCCATGCAACTGCAATTGTTGATGCACACGAATGCAGCATATGCAGTACAATATTGAACTGGGATCTGTTCCTTACAGCCGCATATAGCAATGATTCAGGCAATATCAGAATGAATTTGCTCGTCCCCGACGAGGCAACAATAAATGGTTTTACTGACAGGCTGGAATCTGATGGCATTAAATTTGAAATTCTCAGAAAAAGGGCATTATCAAAAAAGAATGATATAACAGCCAGGCAGGAGTATGTAGTAAGAACAGCATTTGAACTTGGATTCTTTGAATATCCTAAAAAAATTAACCTGGAAGGGCTTTCCACCCGGCTCAATGTCTCTTATGTCACACTTGCTGAAATATTAAGGCGGGCTGAAAAGAATATTATCTCATCTTATTTTAAGGGAAAAGAGAGATAA
- a CDS encoding magnesium-dependent phosphatase-1, giving the protein MIRPWILAMDLDGTVWDHLNISGVNPPYTRLDSNSIGNQDNVTVTLFPEALDFIRWARENGAITTTLSWNRKDYAQEALETFGICNLFDYNSTDQTPDKDQRLLKLISLLKKEGVEIPVQRVVYVDDRDLHMEAIRKNIGDIVFINIWKTTKTYHDAMEIVKMKILKN; this is encoded by the coding sequence ATGATTAGACCATGGATTCTGGCTATGGATCTGGATGGCACAGTATGGGATCATTTAAATATCTCAGGAGTTAACCCGCCTTATACACGCCTGGACTCGAATAGCATAGGAAATCAGGATAATGTTACAGTAACGTTGTTTCCGGAAGCACTGGATTTTATAAGATGGGCACGTGAGAATGGTGCTATAACGACAACATTGAGCTGGAACAGAAAGGATTATGCCCAGGAAGCACTTGAAACATTTGGCATATGCAACCTTTTCGACTATAACTCCACAGACCAGACCCCGGACAAGGACCAGCGGTTGCTCAAGCTTATAAGCCTGCTGAAGAAAGAGGGTGTTGAAATTCCGGTGCAGAGGGTTGTATATGTTGATGACAGGGATCTGCATATGGAGGCAATAAGGAAGAATATAGGCGATATAGTTTTTATAAATATCTGGAAAACAACAAAAACATATCACGATGCAATGGAAATAGTAAAAATGAAAATATTGAAAAACTGA
- a CDS encoding GNAT family N-acetyltransferase, whose amino-acid sequence MIENIDVSEVKSDTEFKEAIEIYEEAFPEGEKRPVEDIKRNIEENNEKMFIARHNGDPVLFSMIWPVENTDFLFLDYIAVGKNYRGQGVGSIFLQKIFDISENVNYNHMIFEVENPEEGDNKKQRSERIKFYRRAGAKTMTGFKYFLPPRNGSKSQEMKLMMISRKNIGKVNGKRIQSTLSQIYTHIYNRSSNDKTLNGILDDIPENITLE is encoded by the coding sequence ATGATAGAAAATATAGATGTATCAGAAGTTAAAAGTGATACTGAATTTAAAGAAGCTATAGAAATATATGAAGAAGCTTTTCCTGAGGGGGAGAAAAGGCCGGTGGAAGATATTAAGCGGAATATTGAAGAAAATAATGAAAAAATGTTTATCGCCAGGCATAATGGAGATCCTGTATTATTTTCAATGATCTGGCCTGTAGAGAATACCGATTTTTTATTTCTGGATTACATAGCTGTTGGTAAAAATTACAGGGGGCAGGGCGTAGGTTCCATTTTTCTACAGAAAATATTCGATATAAGTGAAAACGTAAATTATAACCATATGATATTTGAAGTTGAAAATCCTGAAGAAGGCGACAATAAAAAACAGAGAAGTGAAAGGATTAAATTTTACAGGAGGGCTGGCGCAAAAACTATGACAGGATTCAAATACTTTTTGCCTCCAAGGAACGGCAGTAAATCCCAGGAAATGAAATTGATGATGATTTCAAGGAAAAATATAGGGAAGGTGAATGGAAAAAGGATTCAATCCACACTTTCACAAATTTATACACACATATACAACAGGAGCAGCAACGATAAAACCCTTAACGGGATACTGGATGATATACCTGAAAATATCACCCTTGAATAA
- the tgtA gene encoding tRNA guanosine(15) transglycosylase TgtA, which translates to MQMFFREGLARIGKFSTPHGDIETPTVMPVINPNLNFLTKEELKSIGVQAVITNSYIIKRTASLEQDALKHGVHRLINFDGPIMTDSGTFQSYVYGDIEYGNKEIVQFQKDIGSDIITILDIFTKPQDSYEQAKAAVYETSRRLQEVNTPDSIIAGPIQGSIYPDLRRESARLMSEASYLPIGGVVPLLESYRYSDLVNIIINSKLNSDFSKPVHLFGGGHPMFFAFSVLLGVDIFDSASYIKYAKDNRVLYTEGTRNLKEIRDFPEWSPLFNKYSPVELIKADEKTRLKLLSLHNLKAIFNEITEIKERIYENTLYQYVEEKSMAHPALYRAYLEMLDHNLEPFWNISLKSPLYFFNSSTYKNTFIKRLVKFTEDYISNGKKTVLVSYRQWRHGFPVSDDILRSYETTDYNFLIEWNDIFIPMELENTYPVSQMVPSGVLDKIYRDDYIAWLKSINNDISFYDPSITGSEKIRNYSHSKINEVFHLQFKARKNLFVNSDKIIKSKATGHIRNIKRGEKIIATMRNDGFLTLSIYGGKLLNDMLDFPASRVIVTDDSGEFNSQGYNVFFKFVEDCDREIIAGNDVMVTSASGDLYAVGHATVSGKEMGFYRNGIAVKVHEGINKL; encoded by the coding sequence ATGCAGATGTTTTTCAGGGAAGGGCTTGCGCGAATAGGTAAATTTTCAACTCCTCATGGAGATATAGAAACTCCAACCGTAATGCCCGTAATAAATCCAAATCTAAATTTCCTGACCAAAGAAGAATTAAAATCTATTGGAGTCCAGGCAGTTATTACAAATAGTTACATTATTAAAAGAACAGCATCACTTGAACAGGATGCGCTTAAACACGGAGTGCACAGGCTAATAAATTTTGATGGCCCGATTATGACAGATTCAGGCACGTTTCAGAGTTATGTATACGGTGATATAGAATATGGCAACAAAGAAATTGTGCAGTTCCAGAAGGATATTGGAAGCGATATAATAACCATACTTGATATATTTACCAAGCCCCAGGATAGCTATGAACAGGCAAAGGCAGCAGTATACGAAACATCCAGAAGGCTACAGGAGGTAAACACACCGGATTCCATAATTGCCGGGCCAATACAGGGTTCAATATACCCTGACCTGAGGAGGGAATCAGCCAGACTCATGTCAGAAGCCTCTTACCTACCTATTGGCGGAGTTGTTCCACTCCTTGAATCTTACAGATATAGCGACCTTGTAAATATAATAATAAATTCAAAGCTAAATTCAGACTTTTCAAAACCCGTGCATCTATTTGGCGGGGGGCATCCCATGTTTTTTGCATTTTCTGTTCTGCTGGGCGTTGATATTTTCGATTCAGCTTCCTATATTAAATATGCAAAGGACAACAGGGTGCTTTATACAGAAGGTACAAGGAACCTGAAGGAAATACGTGACTTCCCTGAATGGAGCCCGCTTTTTAATAAATATTCTCCTGTCGAATTGATCAAAGCCGATGAAAAAACCCGGCTAAAGTTGTTATCGCTCCATAATCTTAAAGCTATTTTCAACGAAATAACAGAAATAAAGGAAAGGATATATGAAAACACCCTTTACCAGTATGTGGAAGAAAAATCTATGGCGCACCCTGCACTTTACAGGGCTTATCTGGAAATGCTTGATCACAATTTAGAGCCGTTCTGGAATATTTCCCTTAAATCCCCCTTATATTTTTTCAACTCTTCTACATATAAAAATACGTTCATAAAACGCCTTGTAAAATTCACAGAGGACTATATAAGCAACGGTAAAAAAACAGTTCTTGTAAGTTACCGCCAGTGGAGGCATGGATTCCCTGTTTCTGATGATATACTTAGGTCATATGAAACCACAGACTATAACTTTCTCATAGAATGGAATGATATTTTTATACCCATGGAGCTGGAAAACACATATCCGGTTAGCCAGATGGTGCCGTCAGGGGTACTGGATAAAATTTACCGTGATGACTATATAGCATGGCTGAAATCCATAAACAATGATATCTCATTTTATGACCCTTCAATAACCGGCAGCGAAAAAATCAGAAATTACAGTCATTCAAAAATAAATGAGGTTTTCCATTTACAGTTCAAAGCCCGGAAAAATCTTTTTGTAAATTCAGATAAAATAATAAAATCAAAGGCTACAGGCCATATAAGGAATATAAAACGCGGTGAAAAAATAATAGCAACAATGAGAAACGATGGATTTTTAACGCTCTCAATTTATGGTGGCAAATTATTGAATGATATGCTGGATTTTCCTGCATCCCGTGTAATAGTCACAGATGACAGCGGGGAATTCAATTCACAGGGATATAACGTATTTTTCAAATTTGTAGAAGATTGCGACAGGGAAATAATAGCCGGGAATGATGTAATGGTAACCAGCGCTTCAGGCGATCTTTATGCAGTAGGGCATGCAACTGTGTCTGGCAAAGAGATGGGATTTTACAGGAATGGCATAGCGGTAAAAGTTCACGAAGGCATTAATAAGCTATGA
- a CDS encoding alcohol dehydrogenase catalytic domain-containing protein, whose protein sequence is MKAYVLKEPGVLELINTEARKPDTGEVQIKTRACGICGTDFHAYNGKHLAVKYPVIPGHEFSGVITSIGEGVKSFMPGDRVVVDPNITCGQCEYCKGGKENFCENIKTVGINYPGGYGEYVTVPEKVVYKIPDTMSFEAAAIVEPVACIIHAFDNTHVPLGGSAIISGTGFIGLAFLQILKGMGYYPVYTMDTNPTRNLLAKKYGSDKIYTGIDDLMESDIIGKANVVVEATGSNSILSKTIDMASPSGKIFAFSVYPPGEKIEIESNKIYSKEISIFGDFVNPYTMRKAINMISSGLIDYSGMEDPVIKINDIGNLFQSGKRNFIKPLISYE, encoded by the coding sequence ATGAAAGCTTATGTTTTAAAAGAGCCAGGGGTGCTTGAATTAATCAATACAGAAGCCAGGAAGCCTGATACTGGCGAAGTTCAGATAAAGACCAGGGCATGTGGCATATGTGGTACAGATTTTCATGCATACAATGGAAAACACCTTGCTGTCAAATATCCGGTGATCCCGGGGCATGAGTTTAGCGGGGTTATCACATCAATAGGTGAAGGTGTAAAATCATTTATGCCCGGAGACAGGGTAGTTGTTGATCCAAATATAACATGCGGGCAATGTGAATACTGCAAAGGAGGGAAGGAAAATTTCTGTGAAAATATAAAAACTGTTGGCATAAACTATCCAGGAGGATATGGCGAGTATGTCACTGTTCCGGAAAAGGTAGTTTATAAAATTCCTGATACTATGAGTTTTGAAGCCGCAGCAATTGTTGAACCTGTAGCATGCATAATACACGCTTTTGATAATACACATGTCCCCCTTGGCGGGTCAGCTATAATTTCAGGCACTGGTTTTATTGGCCTTGCATTTTTACAGATATTGAAGGGCATGGGATATTATCCTGTATACACCATGGACACGAATCCTACCAGAAACTTGCTGGCTAAAAAATATGGTTCTGATAAAATATACACGGGCATAGATGATTTAATGGAAAGCGATATTATAGGAAAGGCAAACGTTGTTGTTGAAGCTACAGGGTCCAATAGCATACTTTCTAAAACAATTGATATGGCTTCGCCTTCCGGAAAGATCTTCGCATTTTCTGTGTATCCGCCCGGTGAAAAAATTGAAATTGAGTCAAATAAAATATATAGCAAGGAGATATCAATCTTCGGAGATTTCGTAAATCCGTATACAATGAGGAAAGCAATTAATATGATAAGCTCCGGGCTTATAGATTATTCAGGGATGGAAGACCCTGTAATAAAAATTAACGATATTGGAAACCTCTTCCAATCCGGAAAGAGAAATTTTATAAAACCTTTGATATCCTATGAATGA
- a CDS encoding MarR family winged helix-turn-helix transcriptional regulator → MDNALNIWSLFDSILGEYAVRIKSHLSSLSLSMVDYKILHLVHSEPKNMKYLADTLSLAKGWVTDITDGLEERNLVKRVHSSQDRRVINIEITDEGLKIYNKVGKMIKTIIGDSISSLPEDDVEKLSTILEKISQNMHCHS, encoded by the coding sequence ATGGATAATGCACTGAATATATGGTCTCTGTTTGACAGCATACTGGGAGAATACGCAGTAAGAATAAAATCCCATCTTTCATCTCTATCCCTCAGCATGGTAGATTATAAAATACTTCATCTTGTCCATTCTGAACCAAAAAATATGAAATATCTGGCCGATACCCTATCACTTGCAAAGGGGTGGGTCACAGATATAACGGATGGCCTGGAAGAAAGGAACCTTGTAAAGAGGGTACATAGCAGCCAGGACAGGCGTGTAATAAACATAGAGATAACAGATGAAGGGCTAAAAATTTATAATAAGGTGGGAAAAATGATTAAAACGATTATCGGCGATTCTATTTCCTCCCTGCCAGAGGATGATGTAGAAAAATTATCTACCATACTGGAAAAAATAAGCCAGAATATGCACTGTCATTCATAG
- a CDS encoding MFS transporter — protein sequence MVEEKWVALSNTTIGVLMATINMSILIIALPAIFSGIHLDPLKSNSFVYLLWILMGYMIVTAVLLVTIGRLSDIFGRVKLFNLGFLIFTIGSILLYLTPGKGDTGALELIFFRIVQAVGGSFIFANSYAIITDNFKKEERGFALGINAIAATAGMSIGIVVGGILATINWRYIFLVSVPVGILGTVWSYLKLKETSPKIKQKLDIPGNITFAGGLIILLVGVTYGIAPYKSSPMGWGNPWVIAALIIGAVLLVLFPFVERKVKQPMFNLSLFKIRGFATGSFAGMISSMGMMGFMFMIIILFQGIWLPIHGYHYASVPFWAGIYMLPMTIAMGIFGPIAGRFSDRHGQRWLASFGLIVSGIALLLLVLLPADFIYIFMGILLFVFGAGMGMFTAPNTAAVMSSVSPDVRGSASGMLTTLRNVGTTASMGIFFTILILGLTTSLPHTLSSAVISAGGGSTLAGEMSKLPPTEAIFAALLGINPGTVILGLLPAHVVSSIPTSAQHIIEARTWFPTIFAPAFIKSLHIVFYVGAAIVFAGAIISILREPLSKSKKTKADKKSAKDQSELPDKAVKMKR from the coding sequence ATGGTAGAAGAAAAATGGGTAGCGTTATCAAACACCACAATAGGCGTGCTGATGGCTACAATTAACATGAGCATTCTAATCATAGCATTGCCTGCAATTTTTAGCGGCATTCATCTTGATCCTTTAAAATCAAATTCATTTGTCTATTTACTATGGATACTTATGGGTTATATGATAGTAACGGCCGTATTGCTTGTTACTATAGGGCGATTATCAGATATATTCGGCAGGGTAAAATTATTCAATTTAGGATTTCTTATATTTACTATAGGTTCTATACTGCTTTATTTAACTCCTGGAAAGGGAGATACAGGAGCACTGGAACTGATATTCTTTAGAATTGTCCAGGCTGTTGGAGGTTCCTTCATATTCGCAAACAGTTACGCTATAATAACAGATAATTTCAAGAAAGAGGAACGTGGCTTTGCACTGGGAATAAACGCCATAGCGGCTACTGCCGGGATGAGCATAGGCATAGTTGTAGGTGGAATACTTGCTACAATTAACTGGAGATACATATTCTTAGTGAGCGTCCCTGTTGGCATTCTGGGAACAGTATGGTCATACCTGAAATTGAAGGAAACCTCACCAAAAATCAAGCAGAAGCTTGATATTCCCGGAAATATTACATTTGCCGGAGGGCTAATTATACTGCTGGTCGGTGTCACCTATGGTATTGCACCTTATAAATCAAGCCCTATGGGATGGGGAAATCCATGGGTAATTGCTGCATTGATAATAGGCGCCGTATTGCTGGTACTTTTCCCCTTCGTGGAGAGAAAGGTAAAGCAGCCAATGTTCAATCTGAGCCTTTTCAAGATTAGGGGATTTGCTACAGGAAGTTTCGCCGGAATGATATCAAGCATGGGAATGATGGGCTTTATGTTTATGATAATTATTCTCTTCCAGGGCATATGGCTTCCAATACACGGCTATCACTATGCATCAGTGCCATTCTGGGCAGGAATATACATGCTTCCAATGACCATTGCAATGGGTATCTTCGGGCCCATAGCAGGAAGATTTTCTGACAGACACGGCCAGAGATGGCTTGCATCTTTTGGTTTAATAGTTTCCGGAATAGCTCTTCTGTTGCTTGTTCTTCTTCCTGCCGATTTCATATACATATTCATGGGCATACTCCTGTTTGTTTTCGGAGCTGGAATGGGCATGTTCACGGCACCAAATACAGCCGCAGTCATGTCATCTGTTTCTCCTGATGTCAGGGGTTCGGCATCAGGAATGCTAACAACCCTCAGAAATGTAGGCACAACTGCCAGTATGGGAATATTCTTTACCATTCTTATACTTGGTTTAACAACTTCACTGCCACACACACTTTCATCTGCTGTGATATCTGCCGGTGGCGGGAGTACACTGGCTGGAGAAATGTCAAAACTCCCACCGACAGAGGCAATATTCGCTGCTCTTCTTGGAATAAATCCAGGTACAGTTATTCTGGGGCTTTTGCCAGCGCATGTTGTGTCCTCTATACCAACCAGTGCACAGCATATTATAGAGGCAAGGACATGGTTCCCCACAATCTTTGCTCCGGCATTCATCAAGTCGCTCCATATTGTGTTCTACGTTGGAGCTGCAATAGTATTTGCAGGTGCCATTATATCTATACTACGTGAACCCTTGAGCAAATCAAAGAAAACGAAAGCCGATAAGAAATCAGCAAAAGATCAGTCTGAATTGCCAGACAAGGCAGTAAAAATGAAGAGATGA